The following are from one region of the Cetobacterium somerae genome:
- the pheT gene encoding phenylalanine--tRNA ligase subunit beta, translated as MLISLDWLKQYVDIKEDIKELENTLTMIGQEVEAIEEQGKELAKVVIGQITEYGKHPEAEKLTLLKVNIGEEEELQIVCGAPNHKLGDKVVVATIGAVLPGDFKIKKSKIRGIESQGMLCSEVELGLGNDGDGIIILPEDAPLGVEYRVYKKLNDVIFELEITPNRPDCLSYIGIAREIAAYYGRKIKCPEFESKKIIESINTGHIDVRIEDKERCKRFSGKVIKNIKVQESPEWLKNRLISMGLKPINNVVDATNYILFECNQPLHAYDLTKINDRKIVVRKALNGEKIVTLDGVERELNKGELIIADAEKPLGIAGIMGGESSKVTEETTEIFLECAYFTPENIRKTSKELGLSSDSSYRFERGLDIENTAEVLERAADLISQLTGGEVLEGCIDKYIEKYEKIEIPLNIEKLRKFMGKNIEIDVVGKILTNLGINIKTLNSTTIIATPPSYRGDLTRTADLYEEIIRMYGFDNIENKMPEENIRPGVKDSMTVVVDEAKEILAKLGLQEVINYSFISKDAIKMLGITEPTLEITNPISDDMAVMRPTLIYSLLANVRDNLNRNQNGLRFFEVSRVFTPKEDGLANETLRASIALAGKTFKTLWDPKPEAMDFYTLKGFVEKFLEYMGVTRYQLDRSEDKNFHPGRSADIRIGKVKIGTFGEIHPELAENMDIKRERAYVAELDLTTLLNYRAKKVKYERIVKYPEVTRDLAVVLDRDVLVGKMLEDIKKSSNLIESVAIFDVYQGEKIEADKKSVAISIVLRKKDGTLEESDINITVDKILKLIAKNYNGEIRQ; from the coding sequence ATGTTAATTTCGTTGGATTGGTTGAAGCAATATGTCGATATAAAAGAGGACATAAAAGAGCTAGAAAACACGTTGACTATGATTGGTCAAGAGGTTGAAGCTATAGAGGAGCAAGGAAAAGAATTAGCAAAAGTAGTTATTGGACAGATAACAGAGTATGGAAAACATCCTGAAGCTGAAAAATTAACACTTTTAAAAGTTAATATAGGTGAAGAGGAGGAGCTACAAATAGTATGTGGTGCTCCAAATCATAAACTGGGAGATAAAGTTGTTGTAGCAACTATTGGAGCAGTTTTACCAGGAGACTTTAAAATAAAGAAAAGTAAAATAAGAGGTATAGAGTCTCAAGGGATGCTTTGTTCTGAGGTAGAGCTTGGACTTGGAAATGATGGAGATGGAATTATAATACTTCCAGAAGATGCTCCGTTAGGTGTAGAGTACAGAGTTTATAAAAAATTAAATGATGTAATTTTTGAACTAGAAATAACACCAAATAGACCAGATTGTTTATCTTATATAGGAATAGCTAGAGAAATAGCTGCTTACTATGGAAGAAAGATAAAATGTCCTGAGTTTGAATCTAAAAAGATAATAGAAAGTATAAATACTGGACATATAGATGTAAGAATAGAAGATAAAGAGAGATGTAAAAGATTCTCAGGAAAAGTTATAAAAAATATAAAAGTACAAGAATCTCCAGAATGGTTAAAGAATAGATTAATTTCAATGGGATTAAAGCCAATAAATAATGTTGTGGATGCAACAAATTATATTTTATTTGAATGTAATCAACCTTTACATGCTTATGATTTAACAAAAATTAATGACAGAAAAATAGTTGTTAGAAAAGCATTAAATGGTGAAAAAATAGTTACACTAGATGGTGTTGAAAGAGAGCTAAATAAAGGCGAACTTATTATTGCAGATGCTGAAAAACCTTTAGGAATAGCTGGAATAATGGGTGGAGAATCAAGTAAAGTAACAGAAGAAACTACTGAAATTTTCTTAGAGTGCGCATACTTTACTCCAGAAAACATAAGAAAAACATCTAAAGAATTAGGTTTATCAAGTGATTCTTCTTATAGATTTGAAAGAGGATTAGATATAGAAAACACTGCTGAAGTTTTAGAAAGAGCAGCAGATTTAATCTCTCAATTAACAGGTGGAGAGGTTTTAGAAGGATGTATTGATAAATATATTGAAAAATATGAAAAAATAGAAATTCCTTTAAATATCGAAAAATTAAGAAAATTCATGGGAAAAAATATAGAGATTGATGTAGTAGGAAAAATACTTACTAATTTAGGTATAAATATAAAAACACTAAATTCTACAACAATAATAGCAACACCACCATCTTATAGAGGAGATTTGACTAGAACAGCAGATCTTTATGAAGAAATAATAAGAATGTATGGTTTTGATAATATAGAAAATAAGATGCCAGAAGAAAATATAAGACCTGGAGTTAAAGATTCGATGACAGTTGTTGTTGATGAAGCTAAAGAAATATTAGCAAAATTAGGATTACAAGAAGTAATAAACTATAGTTTCATTTCAAAAGATGCTATAAAAATGTTAGGAATAACAGAACCTACATTGGAAATAACAAATCCAATTAGTGATGATATGGCAGTTATGAGACCAACATTAATTTATAGTTTATTAGCAAATGTAAGAGATAATTTAAACAGAAATCAAAATGGTTTAAGATTTTTTGAGGTATCAAGAGTATTTACTCCAAAAGAGGATGGATTAGCAAATGAAACATTAAGAGCTTCAATAGCTCTTGCAGGAAAAACTTTTAAAACATTATGGGATCCAAAGCCAGAAGCAATGGACTTCTATACTTTAAAAGGATTTGTTGAAAAATTCTTAGAATATATGGGAGTAACTAGATATCAATTAGATAGATCAGAGGATAAGAACTTCCATCCAGGAAGAAGTGCTGATATAAGAATAGGAAAAGTTAAAATAGGAACTTTTGGAGAAATTCACCCAGAGTTAGCAGAAAATATGGACATTAAAAGAGAGAGAGCATACGTAGCTGAACTTGATTTAACAACTCTATTAAATTATAGAGCTAAAAAAGTTAAATATGAGAGAATTGTAAAATATCCTGAAGTTACTAGAGACTTAGCAGTTGTTTTAGATAGAGATGTACTAGTTGGAAAGATGTTAGAAGATATCAAAAAGTCATCGAATCTAATTGAGAGTGTTGCTATATTTGACGTTTACCAAGGAGAGAAAATAGAAGCTGATAAAAAATCAGTTGCTATAAGCATCGTTTTAAGAAAGAAGGATGGAACTCTTGAGGAAAGCGATATCAATATAACTGTTGACAAAATCTTAAAATTAATAGCTAAAAACTATAATGGAGAGATTAGACAGTAA